The Geminocystis sp. NIES-3708 genomic sequence TACATTTAAACTAGCTCCTTGACCAAAAACAACTCCTGCAGGATTCATCAAAAAAAGGTTAGAGTTTCCACCGACAACTTCGATTAAGCCGTTAATATAAGATGGATTTCCCCCTGTAACTCTGGTTAAAATATTTTGAATATTGGGATTTGTTAAAAAAGTTGCTATTTGTTGATTCGTTAAACCAAATTCTTTGAAGCTGTGAAAGAGGTTTTTCCCGTCTCTGGATAATGTGTTGCCGTCAATTACGATGCGTTCTCCATTTTTGGTGACAATGGTAGCTGTATTGCCATCGATACTAATTTCTTGACTGTTAGCGAATGAAGAATCTAAGAGTGTAAAAATTGATACAATTGCAACAATTAAACTAACTTTTTTAACCATAACTTTTTCAACAGTTTTACAGGAATAACTAATATATTGACTATGTAATCAGGATTAAATATTTTATCAGTGGAAAAGTTTTTTTTTACTTTTCTTATTTTACTTTTCTTAATGGTTGATTCTCTTAAAGCTTTTATTTTGATTGTTTTAGAATTATAGCAGAAGAATGAAATTAAAATACAGAGATTAGAAACCAAAATTATTATCAAAAAAAATTGATTGATCAGTAGAAAAGACTATAGATCAATAATAAGTGAAGGGACAGAATAAAAAACAATAAAATACTTCTTCAAGTTTTGAATATGTTATTTTAATTTTTATTAATTATTATTTGGTTTAATATTTTAATAATAATGAAGTAATTTTATATCCTTCTTCATTTAATAAAATTATCAGTAACAACAAAGAATATAAAAGAAAGAATTATGAAAAACAAAATAATGAAGTAATAAACAATTTATATTTATTGTTTGATAAGTTTTGAGCAAAATAATCAAAAAAGATTGAAAATAAAACTAAGTTAAGTTATAATGTTAAGCTTAAAGTCAAAATATATATTAAATTTGGCTGAAGCCGAAGACAGCAGGAGCGAATAAATTAGCTTAATATACCTGCCTAGGTTGATGCAGATAATCAGTAAATGTGATTTTAGGAAATATTCTATTTTCTTTGATTACGGTTTATTATAAAAAACTATCTCAACACATCAACCAAAAACCCGGCTAAGTATGGCTTGGGTTTTTTTGTGTCCGTTGGTCGATAAATATTTTGGGTTTGACTAAAAATCAAATTTAAAAAACAACAAAATTCAACACCTAAGGAGGTGAGAACAATATCTAAATCCCTAGAGAGCAAAAAACAAGAAGTAGCTGAAATTAAACAACTACTTGAACAATCTCAATTAGCATTCGTAGTTGATTATCAGGGGCTTAGTGTTGCTGACATTACCGATTTACGTAACCGTTTAAGAGAAAGTGGTAACGTCTGTAAGGTGACAAAAAACACCTTAATGAGTAAAGCGGTAGAAGGTAACGAAAAATGGGAAGCCATTAACCCTTATTTAAAAGGTACTTCGGCTTTTATCTTAGCTGATGAAGAAAATATTGGTAATGCAGTTCGTGCTTATCAAGCATTTCAGAAAGAGCGTAAGAAAAGTGAATTACGAGGCGGTGTCATGGAAGGACAAGGTCTCAGTGAAACACAGGTGAAAGCCTTAGCCGACTTACCTACCAAAGATCAACTCATTGGTCAAATTGCTGGTTCAATCAATGCTATTACCGCAAAAGTTGCTCGTGGTATCAACGAAGTACCTACTTCTTTGGCTCGTGCTATCGATGCTGTCAAATCTCAAAAAGAAGCCGCTTAATCATAATCGGTTTCGCTGTTTATTTAATTAATTGTACAAAGGAGATCAATTTTAATTATGTCTGATAAAGTAGCAAATATTGTTGAAGAGTTAAAAACTTTAAGTTTATTAGAAGCGTCCGAGTTAGTTAAACAAATTGAAGAAGTATTTGGTGTAAGTGCTGCTGCTCCTGTTGGTGGTGTTGTTGTAGCTGCGGCTGCTGCTCCTGCTGAAGAAGTTGAAGAACAAACTGAATTTAACGTTATCTTAGAAAGTTTCGGCGAGAAGAAAATGGATGTTCTTAAAGTCGTTCGTACCATCACTGGTTTAGGCTTAAAAGAAACCAAAGAATTAGTCGAAGCTGCGCCTAAAGCTATTAAAGAAGGTGTCGGTAAAGAGGAAGCTGAAACCATTAAGAAACAGTTAGAAGAAGCTGGTGCTAAAGCTACTGTTAAATAGTTTATTGGTATAAATACTGTGGGTATTATCCACTTTACAAAAAAATAATCAACAAGGACAGGTTTTATTTTTATTACCTGTCTTTTTTTATTCAAAATTTGTGTTGTTCTTAGTTTTTTTGTATTTATTCGTCTGGTTAATAATTTTCATGGTCTCAATACTGACTGTAGTCACTCTCATTAATAACTCTATTACTTGCTCTTTATAATCAGCAAAGCGATAGTTATTGAACTTTTCAGCTATGGTTTTATCTTTAGGTTTTTTCTCTTTATATTGGTCTAAAATCCATTCTAATGCACTACGATTACCTAGTTTATATTCCCATGCTTCTGAAGGTATTTTTTCTAAAGTTGTGACTTCATCAAGGATAATTTTATGGTTAGTTTTATCGGCTTTTAGTTTAGGTTTAGGAGTAGCTTCTGGATTATTTAAGGGGATGTCTATTCTAGTTAATTTATAAGGTTTAATAGTTTCATAATTGAGGTGTAATTCCATTAATTGTTTACCCCATTTACTCCATTGCCAAAAATCATCATAAAAGGGTATTCTCGGAAATTCTCTCTTTAAGTTTAGCTCATATTTTTGACGATATTCTGGGTTATGTAAAACTCCATAAACATAGTTAAATATATCTTCTTTTTCTATCTTTTTATCTCCATAATTATCTCTAAATTGCTCTAATCCCCAATCTGTTATATTATCAATTCTCTCTCCTTTTTCATATCGATATAATGGCAAACATTGGGTATCACCAACTAAATGAAAATCAGCTAAATTTATACAAGACAAAATTGAAAATTTTTTAGATAAGTTTGGATTAGAAATAATAATTAATAAATTATTTTTATTTAAGTCAATACCAAACATTTCATAGTGATTTGAAGTTAGTCTATCTGATAATAATTGCTCTGAATAATAATAATTTTTTATAAATGGACGATAATTATATTCAACTACTTTTTCATCATTAAAGTTGATTATACAGTTTCTTAATAAACTTTTCTTTAAATCAGCACTCCATTTTATTGGAGCATCCAAAATATCATCTATTTTTTTATTATCAAATTGATTAACTACTAAATTATATTTATCAATAAAATATTTAATTTTTTCCGATAAATTATTCACATTATAATCAAATACCCATTCATCTCTAGCTGTATTTACACCATTAGAAAATAACTTAAATACAGCTTTTTCATCATCTTTATTTTTAGATAATTTAGTCTCTTTATTTACTAAAGGTAATAAAGTATTAAAATCATTATCATCTGCTAAATTTATCCAGTTATTATTTTTATCAGGATTAATAGTTTCAAAATTAATTGACTCTAAATTATTAGCACTTAAAAACTTTAATTTATCCTCTGCTTTTTTATAATCATCAACAGCGTTATAATAAACTTTACAACCTTTTAATTTGCTATTTCTTACTAAAAAATAAACCGCAATTCCAACCTTTATTTGATCATCAAAAATATTTCCTCCCTCTTGTCGTCTTCTCTCTCCACTATTACGAGCATTTCCTTTTAAATCAATAATATAAATTTCGTTAAAATCTTCAACAATTAACTTACGAAATCCATCATAAGTTTTAGCATCAATAAAAGATGAATTAGAAACAAAAGCGATAATACCATCATTATCTAATCTATCTGTACCCCACCGTAAAAAACGAGAATACATATCATAAAGTTTAGTTTTTTGGGCTGTACTTTCTTTAACATAAGTCTCTTTTATTCGTTTATCAATTGCGTCATAACTGCGATTTTTATTATTATCATTTTCATTTTGCTGATTAGCATTATAAGGTGGATTACCAATAATAACTGATATTTTGCTCTCATTTTGACGTTTAATTCTCTCAGTATTTTCCTGACTCATAGAGAATAAATCAAACTGTTTACCACCAAAATTAGTATGGTCTAAAGTATCAACTAAACAGATATTATTAAACTCTAAATATTCCCCTATTTTTTGTTGATAAGAATATTCAATATTCAGATTTGCTATATAATAAGGTAAGATAGAAATTTCGTTACAGTGAATCTCATTTTTATACTTATACTCCACATCTCTTGTTAATAAATAATCTAATATTTCCGTAATAAAAGTACCTGTACCAGTACAAGGATCTAATATTTCTACTCCTTTATTTCCTAATGTTTTATTAAAGTGTTTTTCTAGTAAATAATCGGTACTTTGTACCATAAATTTTACTATCTCATTAGGGGTATAAACTATACCTAATCTGTCCGCTTCTTTCGGGTTATAGGCTTTATAAAAGTTTTCATAAACTACCTTTAAAAACTTCTGCTTTTCTTGATGATTAACTATATTAGAAGCCGTGCGAATAATAACATTATAATAACTTTGAATCGTCTTAAAAGTATTCCTTTTAACATTACCAGTAAAGAAAGTTTTGATGACTTCATTTAATTGTTTAGCAATATTATTTTCTTGGTGAAATTGAGCATCACTAAAAATATTAGTGAAAATATCTTCTGTTAAAATATGCTGAATTATCATCTCCCTAATATCAGCTATTTTGATGTCTGGATTAATGGATTCTTGACATACTTTTAAGAATTTATCCCTTGCCTCAATAAACGCCTTATTCCCTTCTCCTTGTGGGAGAGGAGTTAGGGGTGAGGGGGATTGACTATCAATTAAATTTCTGAGAGTATCTAAAATAGTGGGTAAATCTTGACTAAAAGTATTAATAGCTTGACGAAAATCTTTTATTTCTGTCCTTTCATAGTCTAAAAATTGATTAATTAACTTGTCTAAATCATCATCATTTTCCATATTAATCCGTAATGATTCATCCCCATTTTGGATTAATACGGCTGTTTTGGTATCCTCAAATAAAATATTATCCGTGGGGTATCCTTTCTTAAATTTAGCCTCAATTTCAGCATCTAAACTATCCTTTTCGTCTTTGGCTTCCCAATATCCCCAGTCTAACCTCAAAGCATCTTTAACAATACCGTCAAGCCTAATATTATTTTTAAGAGGGCTGATAATGGTTAACTCCTCAACTAAAACAAAATTTCTCGGTTTACAATAACCATTTAATAAACTACCCATTGCCCTTCTTACCGCCCCTTCATTACGACTACCACCGTAGCGAATAATTCTCTCTAATTCTTGACGATATTGCTTAATGAGGATACGAGACATAATTTACTTTTAACTTTTAAAATTTTCATCTTTATTTACTATATACTCATTACTTCTTCTTTTTGGAAATGAATATTAAACTTATTCAAGAATAAAAAATTAAATCCATTATTGTTTATAAATTATCACAATCAGGATTATTTTTACAGCTTAAACCATAGATTGAATAATAGGTTTTTTCACGACTACCAAACCATTGATAACGATTATCTCTGATTTGTAAATAACTTTTATCTCCCAACCATTTTAAGCTCGGAATTGCACGATAAGCGGTGATAAATAATTGACCATTTGGCAATAATTCTATTATTTTTTCAGCGGCTAAACTGCCTTGCCAACGTTCGTTAAGATGATTACGATTAACTAATATCATTCCTAATTCGCAATCATCAGAAGTAACTTTTAACTGTGCTAAAACTTCTGTATCTTGCATAGGAATATAATTAAATAAATTCCCCTTATCAAAGTTTTCTAATAATTGGGTAAAAGTAACGCATAAATTACAATTACCATCATAAATTACATGATATTTTTGATTCATATTTATGGTTAATATTGAAAGATATTTTTAAATTATATTATTTCTTTCTAATAATCAAATAATGATAATTATCCAAATTCGATATTCCCTTTTTTTCCCCGATTAATAGTAAAGATTTTCTTGGACTAATCTAATACTTATTACTTATTTTTACTTCCCTCACCCAAATCTCAATCTTAAAATCAGTTTAAATTGGGGCGTTTTGTATGCCAATCTGTGGCTTGTTGATAAGCATAACCAACTTTAAATAAAACATCCTCCCGTAACACATTACTGATTAATTGCATTCCGATAGGTAAGTTTTGACTGTCAAAACCGCAAGGAATACTCATGCCGGGTAAACCTGCTAAATTTACGGGAATAGTCATCAAATCTGATAAATACATACTAAGAGGATCATCGGTTTTTTCTCCAGCCTTAAAAGCGGTGGTTGGTGCAGTAGGAGAAATTAACACATCCACATCGGCAAAAGCGTTATCAAAGTCTTCTTTTATCAAGGTACGGACTTTTTGAGCTTTGAGGTAATAAGCATCATAATAACCTGCGGAAA encodes the following:
- the rplL gene encoding 50S ribosomal protein L7/L12 translates to MSDKVANIVEELKTLSLLEASELVKQIEEVFGVSAAAPVGGVVVAAAAAPAEEVEEQTEFNVILESFGEKKMDVLKVVRTITGLGLKETKELVEAAPKAIKEGVGKEEAETIKKQLEEAGAKATVK
- the rplJ gene encoding 50S ribosomal protein L10; amino-acid sequence: MSKSLESKKQEVAEIKQLLEQSQLAFVVDYQGLSVADITDLRNRLRESGNVCKVTKNTLMSKAVEGNEKWEAINPYLKGTSAFILADEENIGNAVRAYQAFQKERKKSELRGGVMEGQGLSETQVKALADLPTKDQLIGQIAGSINAITAKVARGINEVPTSLARAIDAVKSQKEAA
- a CDS encoding type ISP restriction/modification enzyme; the encoded protein is MSRILIKQYRQELERIIRYGGSRNEGAVRRAMGSLLNGYCKPRNFVLVEELTIISPLKNNIRLDGIVKDALRLDWGYWEAKDEKDSLDAEIEAKFKKGYPTDNILFEDTKTAVLIQNGDESLRINMENDDDLDKLINQFLDYERTEIKDFRQAINTFSQDLPTILDTLRNLIDSQSPSPLTPLPQGEGNKAFIEARDKFLKVCQESINPDIKIADIREMIIQHILTEDIFTNIFSDAQFHQENNIAKQLNEVIKTFFTGNVKRNTFKTIQSYYNVIIRTASNIVNHQEKQKFLKVVYENFYKAYNPKEADRLGIVYTPNEIVKFMVQSTDYLLEKHFNKTLGNKGVEILDPCTGTGTFITEILDYLLTRDVEYKYKNEIHCNEISILPYYIANLNIEYSYQQKIGEYLEFNNICLVDTLDHTNFGGKQFDLFSMSQENTERIKRQNESKISVIIGNPPYNANQQNENDNNKNRSYDAIDKRIKETYVKESTAQKTKLYDMYSRFLRWGTDRLDNDGIIAFVSNSSFIDAKTYDGFRKLIVEDFNEIYIIDLKGNARNSGERRRQEGGNIFDDQIKVGIAVYFLVRNSKLKGCKVYYNAVDDYKKAEDKLKFLSANNLESINFETINPDKNNNWINLADDNDFNTLLPLVNKETKLSKNKDDEKAVFKLFSNGVNTARDEWVFDYNVNNLSEKIKYFIDKYNLVVNQFDNKKIDDILDAPIKWSADLKKSLLRNCIINFNDEKVVEYNYRPFIKNYYYSEQLLSDRLTSNHYEMFGIDLNKNNLLIIISNPNLSKKFSILSCINLADFHLVGDTQCLPLYRYEKGERIDNITDWGLEQFRDNYGDKKIEKEDIFNYVYGVLHNPEYRQKYELNLKREFPRIPFYDDFWQWSKWGKQLMELHLNYETIKPYKLTRIDIPLNNPEATPKPKLKADKTNHKIILDEVTTLEKIPSEAWEYKLGNRSALEWILDQYKEKKPKDKTIAEKFNNYRFADYKEQVIELLMRVTTVSIETMKIINQTNKYKKTKNNTNFE
- a CDS encoding thiol-disulfide oxidoreductase DCC family protein, which gives rise to MNQKYHVIYDGNCNLCVTFTQLLENFDKGNLFNYIPMQDTEVLAQLKVTSDDCELGMILVNRNHLNERWQGSLAAEKIIELLPNGQLFITAYRAIPSLKWLGDKSYLQIRDNRYQWFGSREKTYYSIYGLSCKNNPDCDNL